One window of Treponema denticola genomic DNA carries:
- a CDS encoding alpha/beta hydrolase family protein, whose product MKVKRKLILWITAVVFVLFILPMGIAYFIYCDTFGLRYTTSSYMKRQVEEFEGLKLKKYFFTSNKGQKLTAYKYYKEDSGYKGLIIIAHGFGGGGHNSYMDVADYLAGSGYLVFSYDATGNDESEGSGVGGLPQGIIDLDYAIRFVKENEEFKNLPIMLFGHSWGGYSVGSVLNLHKDIAAVVTVSGFNSSIGMIIDNGGDFIGKWINFFMPYFSLIEKIKFGKYANYSCIKGFENSDTKIMVIHSSDDDTVSFENNYKRFYKKFGNNSRFTFIEYDNRGHSYLYYTDEARSYGKKLSEDFTSFKKSLQLEITPEIRAEYFKKHLDKKQFFEVDKRPLDKIVFFYDNNR is encoded by the coding sequence ATGAAAGTAAAAAGAAAATTGATTTTATGGATAACAGCTGTTGTGTTTGTTCTTTTTATTTTGCCTATGGGTATTGCTTACTTTATCTATTGTGATACTTTCGGTTTAAGATATACAACTTCTTCCTATATGAAGCGGCAGGTAGAAGAATTTGAAGGATTGAAATTAAAAAAATATTTTTTTACTTCAAATAAGGGACAAAAACTTACTGCGTATAAATATTACAAAGAAGACAGCGGTTATAAGGGGCTTATAATAATAGCTCACGGATTTGGGGGCGGCGGGCATAATTCCTATATGGATGTTGCAGATTACTTGGCAGGAAGCGGGTATTTGGTGTTTTCTTATGATGCTACAGGAAATGATGAAAGTGAAGGAAGCGGAGTCGGAGGCTTGCCTCAGGGGATTATCGATCTTGACTATGCAATCAGGTTTGTAAAAGAAAATGAAGAATTTAAAAATTTACCGATTATGCTTTTCGGACACAGTTGGGGCGGTTATTCCGTTGGAAGTGTTTTAAATTTACATAAGGACATAGCGGCGGTTGTGACAGTTTCGGGTTTTAACTCTTCTATCGGTATGATAATAGATAATGGAGGAGACTTTATCGGGAAATGGATTAACTTTTTTATGCCCTATTTTTCGTTGATAGAAAAAATAAAATTCGGGAAATATGCAAATTATTCTTGCATAAAGGGATTCGAAAATTCCGATACAAAAATAATGGTTATTCACAGTTCTGATGATGATACCGTTTCTTTTGAAAATAATTATAAACGGTTTTATAAAAAATTCGGAAACAATAGCCGATTTACTTTTATCGAGTATGATAATAGAGGACATAGTTATTTGTATTATACTGATGAAGCTAGAAGTTACGGTAAAAAACTCAGCGAAGATTTTACAAGTTTTAAAAAATCTTTGCAATTAGAAATTACACCTGAAATACGAGCCGAGTATTTTAAAAAACATCTGGACAAAAAACAATTTTTTGAAGTTGATAAAAGACCACTAGACAAAATAGTATTTTTTTATGATAATAACCGTTAA